Part of the Salinimonas lutimaris genome, GATCAGAGCAAAGGAAAAGTGGTTCCGCATAACCTGCCGGTGACACAGGCAGAAATAGATGCCGATAAAGTGCTGCGCCCGGTCGGTAAGGCGATGAAGCCCTCGGATGAAGAAATTGCGGTAAATGTGCGTTCCCGCAGCTCGGTATTACGGGTGGCCGAAAAGTTATGACCTCCCCCCGGCAGGGCTCCTTGTTTAGCTTATTTAGCTTATTTAACTGGGAGTTCTTACTCACATTAGTGCATGATTTAACCCGCAACCTATTGCGGGTTTTGTTGTATTTAGCGGTCGTTGTCTCAGCCTTTTGTGTGATTCTGGCCAGCCATCATAACCGGCAGGAAAATATTGCTCTGGAAGATCTGATGCAAGAGCGCGATGAACTGGATGTGGAATGGCGCAATCTGGTACTGGAGCAGCGTGCGCTGACCGAACACAACCGCATTGAAGCGATGGTTGAAAAGCAACTGGACATGCATCGCCCCAGTGCAGACAAAGAAGTCGTGGTGCGAATCAAATGAAAATAGGCTCGCTAAAATCAACCAAAAAAGCCCGCGGGGCCAGACAAAATGTACGACCCAGTCTGATGCAGTGGCGTTTTATTGTAGTGATTGTCACGGTAGTGCTGGTGTTTGGTGCCATTGCCGCCCGGGCCGCTTACATACAGGTCATTGCCCCGGATAACCTGATAGAACAGGGTGACAGCCGTACCCTGCGTACCCGTAACATGCCAAGCTATCGGGGTATCATTGCTGATCGTAACGGCGTGGAAATGGCTGTCAGTGTACCGGTTCAGGCGATTTATGCCGATCCTAAAATTGTCCATCAGAAAAACGGGCTGGATAAAACCCGTCGCTGGGAAGCGCTGGCCGATGTGCTGGGCCGTGATGTGAATGAACTGAAAGCCAAAGTGCAAAATCCCAAGCGCCGCTTTGTTTACCTGCAGCGCCAGGTATCTCCGGCGATGGCCGAATATGTGTCTGAACTGGGTATTCCGGGCATTTACCTGCGTCGGGAAAGCCGCCGTTATTATCCTAACGGCGAGGTGACCGCTCAGCTTATCGGTATCACGAATGTGGATGACACTGGTATTGAGGGCATTGAAAAGCTTTATGATGACTGGTTGACCGGGACGGCGGGCTCCAAAATTATCCGGCGCGATGCCAAAGGCCGTCAGGTGGAAATTCTGGAGTCTACCGACGGTGAAAAAGCCGGAAACCTGACGCTGACCATTGATCAGCGCATTCAGGCACTGGCATACCGTGAAATCAAAGAAGCCATGCTGTATTACCAGGCCACGTCGGCCTCTGCGATAGTGGTTGATATTCATACCGGTGATATTCTGGCGATGGTGAATGCGCCCTCTTTTAACCCTAATGATCGGGGCGATGCGACGCCGCGGCGAATGCGTAACCGGGTACTGACCGATGCCTTTGAGCCAGGCTCATCCATGAAGCCGCTGGCAGTGCTGTCGGCACTGGAGTTCGGCTCGGTTAAACCGACTGACACGGTCGATACCTACCCGGGCTGGATGCGACTTGGGGGGAGTCTGGTTAAAGATCACCGCAACTTAGGCGAGCTTACTCTGGAAGAAATAATCCAGCACTCCAGTAATATGGGGACGTCCAAACTGGCGCTGGGTGTGCCTAAACAGTTTTTGCTCGACAACTATTACAACATGGGCCTGATGACGGACACCGGCACCAATATGCCCGGTGAAAGTGACGGCATCTTTCATGATCGCAGTCGCTGGTCCAAGTTTGAACTGGCCACACTGTCGTTTGGTTACGGAATTTCTGTGACCACCGCGCAACTTGCCCGTATGTACGCCACCATTGCTAATGGCGGTATCAAACATCCGCTCAATCTGGTGAAAAGTCCCAAATCTAAAGGCTGGAAACCACAAGCCGAGCGCGTGGTAGGGGAAGACAATGCCCGGGCGGTGATGAACATGCTTGAAAGTGTGGTGCAGCGTGGCGGTACGGCTACCAAAGCAGCGATACCTGGCTATCGGGTAGGCGGCAAAACCGGCACCAGTCGTAAAGCGGTGGCCGGTGGCTACGGTGAAGAATATGTGAATATCTTTGCCGGTATTGCGCCGCTAAGTGACCCGCAACTGGTTACAGTGGTATTAATTAATGAACCAGGTGGCGATTTATATCATGCCGGTGATACAGCCGCGCCCACATTCTCAGCCATAATGGGTGGTGCTCTGCAGCTTCTTAATATTCCGCCGGACGACAAACAGGTCACCTCCACTAACTGGCTTACAGGAGGACAGCATGGCGGCTAACATGTTTACTCAGAGTATACGCCCGCTGTTGGCAAAATTTGGTATTGAAGCACCGGATATCCGCATTGATGGTCTGACTCTGGACTCGCGGGCGGTGACACCCAGCCAGGCCTTTGTGGCTGTACCGGGACACAGCCTTGATGGACGCGAATTTATTCCGCAGGCTATCAGTCTGGGCGCCAGAGTCATTATGACGCAATCTGACGACAGTGAAGCCCACGGCGCGATGGAAATGCGTGGTGGTACGGTGATTGTTCATCTGTATGATTTGTCAGCCATGCTGTCTTCGCTGGCTGCGGCATTCTATGATTATCCGGCGACCAAAATGGCCTCGGTGGCTGTCACAGGAACTAACGGAAAAACCTCGGTAGTTCAGTTAATTAGCCAGATGAAAACCCTGCTGGGTGTGCGCAGTGCCTCAGTTGGAACACTGGGTAGCTCGATTTATGAGGGTGAGGCCACCCGCTGGAAAACTGATCAGGCGCCTAACACCACGCCAGACCCTATTACCATGCAGGCATTATTGGCAGACTTTGTGCTTCAAAAGGCCCGTCATGTGGCATTCGAGGCTTCTTCCCATGCCATTGTGCAGGGGCGGCTTCGCCTGGTTAAAACTGACATAGCGGTATTCACCAATCTTACCCGTGATCATCTTGATTACCATCAGACGATGGCCAACTACGCAGCAGCCAAACGAGCGCTGTTGCAGCAGCCCGGGTTACACACAGCCGTTTTGAATATTGATGATCGGGAAAGTCGTCACTGGCTTGAAGCGATGCCTGACCAGACCAGCGTTGTGCTGACAGGCATCGAAAGCGACCTCAGTGCATTGCCAGAACATCGCCATTGTTTAGCCACAAATGTGCAATACCATCCAGATGGGGTGCAGTTTCGTCTGCAGACCAGCTGGGGCACCACCGTGGTCAATATTGCGCTGCTGGGCACCTTTAACGTCAGCAATGTACTTAGTGCCATTGCGGTAGCGCTGGTGGAAGGAGAGCGGTTTGATGATGTGGTCAGAATTCTGCCCATACTCAAACCGGTCAGCGGCCGGATGGAAGTATTTTCGTTTACCGGCCATGCCAATGTGGTAGTGGATTACGCCCATACGCCAGATGCGCTGGTGCAGGTTCTGGCCAGCGCCAGACAGCATACTGATGGTCAAATCTGGTGTGTGTTTGGCTGCGGCGGAGACAGAGACAAAGGCAAGCGTCCGCTCATGGGAGAAGCCGCAGAGCAGGGCGCAGACCATATTGTAATCACCACAGACAACAGCCGTTCTGAAGCGCCTGAGGCTATTGCCGGGGATATTAAAGCTGGGTTGGTTAAGCCTGAACAGGCGCACTTTGAAGCTGATCGGCAACAGGCCATTGAATATAGTCTGGCTAAGGCGGCAGTCGGCGACCTGATTATTGTGGCTGGCAAAGGTCACGAGGATTATCAGATTATTGGTGACACCAGAACAAATTATAACGAGCGTGCGGTAATCGCACGTCTGCAAAAGGAATACAGCAAATGATAACAACAACGCTGTCATGGATTGCACAACAACTTGGCGGCATGCTCAAAGGGGATGACTTGACGGTAAAGGGTGTTAGCACCGATACCCGCTCCCTGCAGGCCGGCGATGTGTTTGTTGCACTTACCGGGCCGAATTTTGACGGCCATCAGTTTATTGAGCAGGCCACTAGTGCCGGTGCCAGCGCCATTATTGCCAGCGCGCCGGTCAGCAGCGAACTTCCGGTGATTTCGGTGGCCGATACCCGTGAGGCGCTTGGCGCGCTGGGCGCGGCGGTAAAAGCGCAGGTACAGCCTAAAACCGTGGCCATTACCGGCAGTAGCGGCAAAACCACTGTGAAAGAAATGACCGCCGCTATTTTGTCCCGCCGGGGCAAGGTACTGGCTACTGCGGGTAATTTTAATAACGATATTGGTGTGCCGCTGACCCTGCTGCGCCTTGAAGAGCAGCATGATTTTGCGGTCATGGAGCTGGGTGCTAATCATCTGGGCGAGATTGCCTATACCACCAGTCTGGTTAAACCTGACGTGGCAACCATCGTCAATGCTGCTGCCTCTCACCTGGAAGGTTTCGGGAGTTTGTTTGGCGTGGCCCGGGCCAAAAGCGAAATCTTTAAAGGCTTGTCAGACGATGGCGTGGCGATTGTGAACAGCGACAGCCAGTTTACTGAATTCTGGCTGGGCAAACTAAAACATACCCGGGTAAAAACCTTTTCACCGGCGCAGGCTAATCCGGCTGATTTTGCCGCTGAGGATATTACGGTAGGCCTGAATGGGTGCGCTGAATTTCAGATGGTGACACCCCATGGCAAAACCGGTATTCAACTGGCTGTGCCGGGTCTGCACAATGTGGGGAATGCACTGGTAGCGGCTGCCCTGGCCCTTGAAGTCGGCGCTACGCTAAGCGACGTGGCCGAAGGTTTACGCAGCATGCAGCAGGTAAAAGGCCGGCTGAATGTGAAAGTGCTCAGCCCGCAGGTTAAGGTGCTGGACGATACCTACAATGCCAACGTGGCTTCTGTTAATGCGGCTATCGATACACTGGCTACGTTCAGTGGCCGGCGCATTCTGGTACTTGGCGACATGGCTGAGCTGGGCGAAAAAGCCCGCTATTATCATGAACAGGTTGGCCAGTACGCCCAGCGTCATGGCATTGATAATCTGTTTACGCTGGGTGTGCTTAGCCAGAGTGCCAGTGAGTTTTACGGCGCCCATGGGTTTCACTTCGACAATGTTGAGGGGCTGGTAGACGCGCTGCAGGCAGAGTTAAGCAGCGAACATCGTGATATTTCGATCCTGGTAAAAGGGTCGCGTAGTTCAAAAATGGAAAGAGTAGTAGAGGCAATCGAGGCATCCCCTCTGGGAAAGCTTGATCGCCGTCGGGAGCGTGTTGCATGTTAATTTGGCTGGCTGAGTGGTTGACCCAGTTCGAAACAGGATTCAATGTATTCTCGTATCTGACGATGCGGGCGATTCTGAGCACCCTGACGGCGTTACTCATCGCTATTATTATTGGCCCCAAAATGATTCGTGCGCTGCAGCGCATGCAAATAGGGCAGACTGTGCGTGACGATGGCCCGCAAAGCCATTTGTCAAAATCCGGTACCCCGACGATGGGCGGATTGCTGATACTGGCCGCGATTGTCACCAGTGTGGTGTTGTGGGCAGATTTAACTAACCGCTATGTGCTGGTAACCCTGTCTGTGGTCATCGGCTACGGCATCATCGGGTTTGTGGATGATTACCGCAAGGTGATTCGCAAAGACTCGAAAGGACTGATCGCCCGCTGGAAGTATTTCTGGCAGTCGGTGATTGCCATTGGTATTGCATTTTTTCTGTATTCCACCGCTGCTACTGAAGCAGAAACATCATTACTGGTCCCGTTCTTCAAGGAAGTGTTCCCGCAGCTGGGGATCTTCTACATGATGGTGGTGTACTTTGCCATTGTGGGGACCAGTAACGCGGTTAACCTGACCGATGGCCTGGATGGTCTGGCGATTGTGCCGACGATTCTGGTCGCCGGCGCACTGGCGATCTTTGCATATGTGACCGGTAACGTGAAGTTTGCCGATTATCTGAATATTCCCTTTATACCCATGGCCGGCGAGCTGGTGATTGTGTGTACCGCTATTGTGGGAGCCGGGTTAGGCTTTTTGTGGTTTAACACCTATCCGGCACAGGTTTTCATGGGCGATGTGGGGTCGCTGGCGCTGGGTGGTACCTTAGGGGTGCTGGCGGTACTGGTGCGCCAGGAAATTGTACTGATCATTATGGGCGGTGTGTTTGTGGCCGAAACCCTGTCAGTCATTTTGCAAGTCGGTTCCTACAAGCTTCGCGGCCAGCGCATCTTTCGCATGGCGCCGATTCACCACCACTATGAGCTGAAAGGCTGGCCGGAACCCCGGGTGATTGTTCGCTTCTGGATTATCTCCCTGATTCTGGTGCTGGTGGGTCTGGCGACGTTGAAGCTAAGGTAATCTGATGATGTCCCTACAACTTGCAGGACAAAGGATTGTGGTGGCCGGGCTGGGTATCAGCGGGCAGGCGAGTATCCGCTTTTTACTCTCTCAGCAGGCGCAGTTAAAGGTATGGGATACCCGTGCTGATGCACCAGTGCCTGACGATATCACCTGTCCGGTGGTGCGTGGTGCACTGCCGCAGGGGTATTGGGATGATGTGACCACACTGGTGGTCAGTCCCGGCATTGATTTACAGCATGAAGGCGTGCAGCAGGCGATGACCTCAGAGGTTGAGGTTATCGGTGAAATTGAGCTGTTTGCCCGTATCAACACCCGCCCGTGTCTGGGCATTACCGGCTCTAATGGTAAAACCACGGTAACCCTGCTGCTGACCCACATACTCAATAGTTGCGGCATTCGCGCTGTGGCGGCAGGTAACGTAGGTAAACCGGCGCTAAGCACGCTTGACGATGATGTTGACATGGTGGTGCTGGAGCTATCCAGCTTTCAGCTTGAAACCACCTCATCATTGGCGCTGGAGGGCGCAACGCTGCTTAATCTTAGCGATGATCATCTGGATCGCCACAAAACCATGGCCGCGTACAGTGATGCCAAACAACGTATTTTCAACCATGCGACTCAGGCATTATGCTGGCGTGAACAGCAGCTGACCTATCCACTGTCATTATCTGTACAGGTGCATGAGTTTGGCCTGGCTGACACCGCCGACGACTTTGGTTTTTGCAATAATATGATCACCTGGCAGGGTAAACCCCTGCTGGATATCAGCACCGTACAGCTGGTCGGTACGCACAATATTCTTAATATTCAGGCTGCAATAGGCCTGGCGATGTGTGCCGGTGTAGAGGCCAGCGCCGCTGCTGCGGCAGTGGCAACCTTTGCTCCGGTGGCGCATCGGTGCGTAACCCTGCCAACCAGCGACAAAATTCGCTGGATTGATGATTCAAAAGCAACCAATGCCGGTGCGACGATTGCTGCGCTGACCGGACTTGGGGCCGGAAAAACCGGCCGCCTGATTCTGATTGCCGGCGGGGATGGTAAAGGAGCCGATTTTGCTGTGCTGACCCCCTATTTGCACCAGTATGTGGATGAGCTTATCACTTTGGGCAAAGATGGCCCTGCACTGGCCGCACTGAAAAGCGGCGCGTATCAGGTGGCCAACATGCCTGAAGCGGTCGAACAGGCCCGGGCGCTGGCCAGTCCCGGCGATATTGTGTTGATGTCACCGGCCTGCGCCAGCCTGGATATGTTTAAAAATTATGTGCACCGGGCCGAAGTCTTCGCCCAGGCTGTGGCCGGAGGCGCCGAATGATGGGAGCGGCAACCGAAAAACTGGCCGGACTGTTCAGTGCTCGCCATGATAACAGCAATGGCCTGCGTAAACCCTTTGATGTGCCTCTGTTACTGGTCACCCTGACGCTGATGACGATAGGCCTTATCGTTGTGACCTCGGCTTCTATGCCGGTGGCAGAGCGTGAGTATACCAGTCCGTTCTACTTCTCTATCCGACACGGTATTTATCTGCTGGTGGCCATCGGTACTGCCGCAGTGGTGATTAATATTCCAATGAGTTTCTGGCGGCTGGTTAACCCCTGGCTGCTACTGGCAGCTATCGGCCTGCTGGTTGCGGTGTTGCTGGTTGGGCGCAGTATCAATGGCAGTACCCGCTGGATTGTACTGGGGCCTTTTACCCTTCAGCCTGCGGAGCTGGCCAAGTTATTTTTCTTTACCTATCTGGCCGGGTATCTGGTGCGCCGCTACGAAGAGCTGACCGAGAATCTCAAAGGATTTATCAAACCTCTGGTAGTGATGTTTGTGCTGGCCCTGCTGTTACTGTTTCAGCCCGACTTTGGCACCATGGTGGTGATGCTGACAACGACCATGGGGTTGTTGTTTCTGGCCGGGGCCCGGCTCTGGCAATTTTTCGGCGTTGTATTTGTTGGCCTGGTAGCCATTGTGATGCTGATTGTGTTTGAAGAATATCGGATGCGGCGAGTGACGTCCTTTTTAGACCCCTGGGCCGATCCCTTTGGTAGTGGCTATCAGCTGACTCAGTCTTTAATGGCTTATGGTCGCGGCAGCTGGTTTGGGCAGGGGCTGGGAAACAGCTATCAGAAACTGGAATTTCTGACTCAGGCACATTCTGATTTCATTATGGCCATTCTGGCAGAAGAGTTGGGGTTTGTTGGCGTGTTGTTCGTACTTGGGCTGATTCTGTTTCTGGTCACCCGGGCAATGCGTATCGGTCATCATGCCATTCAGCATGAACGTCCGTTTGAAGGGTATCTGGCCTACGCGATTGGCATCTGGCTGAGTTTTCAGACCGCGGTTAACGTGGGCGCCAGTGTTGGTATTTTGCCTACCAAAGGCCTGACCCTGCCGTTTATCAGTTATGGCGGTACCAGCCTGATTGTGATGTCAGTGGCGGTGGCCATGCTGTTGCGGATTGATTATGAGGCGCGCCAGGCAGACAGCCAGGTACGGCCAGCCCGGGAAAAGCCTAAAAAACTGAATAAACCTAAAGCCGACAATGGCAAACAACAGGCTAAAGCGCTGGTGGATGAACTGGCCCGGGAGAGCGCCAGTGAGTAAACGATGCCTGATTATGGCGGGCGGTACCGGCGGTCATGTTTTTCCGGCGCTGGCAGTAGCCACCGAGCTACGTGAACAGGGCTGGGATGTCCAGTGGCTGGGTACCGCCGAGCGGATGGAAGCGCAGCTGGTGCCAAAGCATGATTTTCCAATTCATTTTTTACCGGTGAAGGGCTTGCGGGGTAAAGGGCTCAGTGCCCGTGTTCAGGGCGTACTTGCACTGGCCAAAAGTCTGATTGCGGCGCGCCGGCTCATCAAAAAACTCAAGCCAGATCTGGTCGTAGGATTTGGTGGGTATGCCAGTGGTCCTGGCGGCGCCGCGGCCTGGAGTGCGGGTGTACCGGTTGTTATCCACGAGCAAAATGCCGCTATTGGCATGACCAACAAGCTGCTGGGCAAGCTGGCCAGTAAAATTCTGCTGGGCTTCGCTGAGGCCGCAGAGCAGTTTGGCGCTGCCAGAACACGGTGTATCACTGTGGGTAATCCGGTTCGCCCTGAGATTTGCGCACTGCCTCAAAAAGTCAGTGCTCACACACCGCTACGGCTACTGGTAGTCGGAGGAAGTCTGGGCTCTGTACCGTTAAACACGCTAGTGCCTGAGGCTGTTGCCAGTCAGTCGCAACTGGAAATCTGGCATCAAAGCGGACGCGGTAATCAGGCTGCGCTGGAGCAGGCGTATGACAACGCCCGGTGTCAGTGGCGGGTGACTGAGTTTATTGACGATATGGCAGCAGCATACCACTGGGCAGATGTGATAATCTGCCGGGCTGGGGCATTAACCGTGGCAGAGGTGGCAGCAGCCGGATTGACCGCTGTATTTGTGCCGCTGCCCCATGCGGTGGATGATCACCAGACAAAAAATGCTGCTGCGCTGGTTAAGGCTGGGGCAGCGACGCTGATACCCCAGACACAGCTGGCGGAACAGCTTCCAGGGGTTATTGCAACGTGGACAAAGTACCCGCAACAGTGTGTGGAAATGGGCGCTAAAGCCCGCGCACTGGCAATAACTGATGCAACAAACAATGTAGTAAAACAGTGCAGGACACTGCTAGGAGATACGGCCTGATGGTTTTAGAAACGCCGTTTCAAAGCCCCCAGATGCGCAAGGTTAACCGCATCTTTTTTATCGGTATTGGTGGCGCCGGCATGGGCGGTATTGCCGAGGTATTATTAAATGAAGGTTATCAGGTAGCCGGCTCAGATCAGCAGCCCGGCGCGATGACCGAACGGCTGACGGAGCTGGGCGCGCAGGTCAGTATTGGCCATGCTGCCGACAATGTTCAGCACGCCGATGTGGTGGTGGTATCCAGTGCCATTAACGAAAAAAATCCCGAGGTGCAGTACGCCCGGGCGCAGCGTATTCCCATCATTCGCCGGGCAGAAATGCTGGCTGAACTGATGCGCTTTCGACATGGCATCGCGGTGGCTGGTACGCATGGTAAAACCACCACAACCAGCCTGATTGCCACCATTTTTGCAGAAGCTGAGCGCGATCCCACGTTTGTTATCGGTGGCCTGCTCAACAGCGCTGGTACCAACGCAAGGCTGGGGCGCAGCCGGTATTTAATTGCTGAAGCCGATGAAAGTGATGCATCGTTTTTGCACCTGCAACCTATGGTGGCAGTGGTGACCAATATCGAAGCGGATCATATGGACACTTACGAGGGTGACTTCAACCGCATGAAGGACACCTATGTGGACTTTTTGCACAACCTTCCATTTTATGGCCAGGCGATATTGTGTGGTGATGATCACAATATTCAGTCTATACGTGATCGAATCGGCCGCAATATTATTACCTATGGGTTTGAAAACCATAACGATATTACCGCCACTGATGTGCAACTGGCGTTTGGCCAGGCACAATTTACTGTCCACCGTAAAGGCTGTGATGATCTGCAGGTTACCCTCAACCTGAGCGGGCGGCACAATGTGCTTAACGCGCTGGCTGCGATTGCCGTGGCCACTGACGAGGGCGTGGAAGATGATGCCATCGTCAGAGCCCTGAAAGAATTTGGCGGAATCGGCAGACGGTTTGAACTGTTGGGTGATTTTGCGACCTCAGTAGGAGAGGTATCTTTGGTTGATGATTATGGTCATCATCCTACCGAAGTGGCTGCAACCATTGCGGCGGCGCGGGCCAACTGGCCACAACGCCGGCTGGTGATGATTTATCAGCCCCACCGGTTTTCCCGTACCCGGGATCTGTACGAAGATTTTGTGGAAGTGTTGTCACAGGTCGATGTGCTGCTGATGTTAGACGTCTATGCGGCCAGCGAACAGCCGATAGACGGTGCTGACAGTAAATCATTGTGCCGGTCGATGCGGGCTCGTGGACAGCTTGAGCCGATTTATGTAGGTGATAAAGAAAATTTACCCGGAATTCTGGCAAACCTTATGCAGGAAAATGACCTGGTTATGACTCAGGGCGCAGGTAACATCGGCCAGATTGCAAAATATCTGGCAGCTGCAAAAATGGAACCGAAAAATATTTTGGATGAGAAAAAGTAATGAGTAATACATATCAGGCAAGTGATTTTGGTCGCGTCGCAGTACTGCTTGGTGGAGACTCAGCGGAGCGGGAAGTCTCGTTACGTTCTGGTAAAGCGGTGGCCGCAGCCTTGCAAAGACAAGGCATTGATGTTATTGAATTTGACCCTGCAAAAAGGCAAATAACTGATTTAATAGAAGAAAAAGTTGATCGCGCATTAATCATGTTACACGGGCGCGGCGGCGAAGACGGCTCCATGCAGGGGGCGTTACAACAGTTGAAAATCCCTTATACCGGCAGCGGTGTACTGGGCTCAGCGCTGGCCATGGACAAGATTCACAGTAAGCAAATTTGGGAAAGCCTGGGAATGCCAACGGCGAAATACCAAATTGCTGATAAATCAGACTTTGAAGCTGGATCATGCAGCGCTATAATGAAAAGATTGGGGAATAAAGTCATGGTCAAGCCGGCTTGTGAAGGTTCAAGCATTGGCATGGCAAAAGTGACAAGCGCTAAACAACTAGAAACTGCCATTCAGGACGCCTTTAATTATGATAATCAGGTCCTGCTGGAGCAGTTCATTGACGGCCCCGAGTTTACCGTTGCTTTATTGCAGGGAAAAGCTCTTCCGTCTATCCGCATGTCTACCCCCCATACATTTTACGATTATGCAGCCAAGTATCAGGATGATACGACGCAGTATTTCTGCCCCAGCGGTTTAAGCGACGAGCAGGAAGCGCGATTGGCGGAACTGGCATCCAAGGCATTTCACGCGCTGTCCGGCAAAGGCTGGGGCAGAGTGGATGTGATGCAGGATGCATCAGGCGATTTTTATCTGCTGGAGTCCAATACCGTTCCCGGCATGACTGAAAAAAGTCTGGTGCCCAAGGCCGCCCGGGTTGCTGGTATAGATTTTGACGCATTGACCTTAGCCATACTGGCGACCAGTATGCCTGAATAAGTGACAGGAACAGATTGGACCGATGCAGGTAATGGACCGCAAACAGGCACGCTTATGGGCTGGGCTGATATTTTTGCTAAGTCTGATAGGCGCGCTGACCTATGGTGGGTTTGCGGTTAATGACTGGCTGAAAGACGAACAGCGTATGCCGGTGCAGGTGATTAACTTTTCGGGTGAGTTTTCACACGTGAATGTGGGTCGGCTGGAGCAACTGATTCGGCAATCTCAACCTGGCAGTTTTTTTGAGCTTGATGTGAATGAGGTATTCACGCTGATTGAAGCACAGCCCTGGATTTATCGGGCATCGGTGCGCAAGCAGTGGCCCAATACCTTAAAAATTTATCTGGTTGAGCAGCAGCCCGTCGCCCAGTGGAATGACGATATGCTGCTAAATCCGTACGGCGATACCTTTGAGGCCAGTGCACCTGAAATGACTTTGCCAAAACTGTTTGGCCCCGGTGGCAGTGAAAAAACTGCACTGGAGGGCTACAACGCGATGAAGTCGCTATTGGCAACCTCATCCATGGGTATTTCTGAGTTGTCATTAAGCGAGCGCTTTGCCTGGCAGGTGCAGCTTAAAAATGGCATTGAACTTAATTTAGGTCGTCAGGAATTTATTGACCGGCTGCAGCGCTTTATCGATGTTTTTCCGCTGCTGACAAAAAACGAAAAGCCGGTTAAATACGTGGATTTGCGCTATGACACAGGATTTGCTGTGGGGTGGCTCGAAGACGACAAACAAAGTTAGTAAGAGAGTAAAAATAAACATGTCGAAAGCTGCTGAACGCAATTTGATCGTCGGACTGGACATTGGTACCAGTCAGGTGAAGGCCGTGGTGGGCGAAGTGCTCAACGACGGTCAGATCAGTATTGTCGGTGTGGGAACTCATGCTTCAAAAGGTATGGACAAAGGCGGCGTTAACGACCTGAACCTGGTGGTAAAGTCAGTGGAAAATGCGGTCAGCGAAATGGAGCTGATGGCCGACTGCCGGGTATCTTCTGTGTTTATGTCTATTTCCGGGCGTCACGTTAAATGCCAGAACGAAAACGGCATGGTGCCGATTAATAATCAGGAAGTGACGCAGGAAGACGTGGATAACGTGATTCACGCTGCCCGTTCGGTACCGATTGCTGCGGAGCGACGCTTGCTGCATGTACTGCCGCAGGAGTACACCATCGACGTACAGGAAGGAATTAAAAATCCGATCGGTATGTCCGGTGTACGGATGGAAGCAGACGCGCACATTATTACCTGCGCTGATGATATGGCCAAGAATCTGACCAAATGCATCGAGCGTTGTGAGCTGACCGCAGATCAGCTGATTTTCTCGGCACTGGCGTCTAGCTATGCGGTGCTGACCGACGATGAAAAAGAGTTAGGTGTGTGTGTTGTAGATATTGGCGGCGGCACAATGGATATCGTGATTTAC contains:
- the ftsA gene encoding cell division protein FtsA, translated to MSKAAERNLIVGLDIGTSQVKAVVGEVLNDGQISIVGVGTHASKGMDKGGVNDLNLVVKSVENAVSEMELMADCRVSSVFMSISGRHVKCQNENGMVPINNQEVTQEDVDNVIHAARSVPIAAERRLLHVLPQEYTIDVQEGIKNPIGMSGVRMEADAHIITCADDMAKNLTKCIERCELTADQLIFSALASSYAVLTDDEKELGVCVVDIGGGTMDIVIYTDGAIRHTAVIPVAGNQITSDIAKIFRTPISNAEDIKVNYACALKDMVSMEDNIEVPSVGGRPARAMSRHTLAEVIEPRYQELYELVHDEIRASGLEEQIAAGLVLTGGTAKMEGAVEFAEELFQMPVRVGKPINVKGLSEYTDDAGFATVVGLLQYGKMQSENKKISKHKPVESVFNRVQSWFKGNF
- a CDS encoding cell division protein FtsQ/DivIB, whose translation is MQVMDRKQARLWAGLIFLLSLIGALTYGGFAVNDWLKDEQRMPVQVINFSGEFSHVNVGRLEQLIRQSQPGSFFELDVNEVFTLIEAQPWIYRASVRKQWPNTLKIYLVEQQPVAQWNDDMLLNPYGDTFEASAPEMTLPKLFGPGGSEKTALEGYNAMKSLLATSSMGISELSLSERFAWQVQLKNGIELNLGRQEFIDRLQRFIDVFPLLTKNEKPVKYVDLRYDTGFAVGWLEDDKQS